Within Pelotomaculum schinkii, the genomic segment CTGTCAAAGTTGACCAGATAGGTATTGACCGCGAAATATCGCAGGATCGAATCAACGTCTAAATATTGTTCAAGGTCGGTACCATTATTCAGGTTATATATCATCTTTATTACCTTGTCGAAATCGCTGTCGGTAACATCATAGGCGGCATTGTTTCTAATTCCTGAATAGTTTGAGGCGCTTTCACCGGTCCATTTAAGGTCTGCGCCCGAGCCTTCCGGACGATATAGGCAGCCGTCTAAACTGCCGTAATTTCTCTCAACAAAGCTCTCCTCCATCACTTCAACGGCGAGGTACAGCCCCCACGGTTCGCCGTTTACCGTTATGTTGGCATAAGCATATTTGGGCGTAACAACCCCCATTGAATCAAACAGGTCATAAGCGATATATTCCTTCATATAGGTTTTATCCATGATGATATTGTTTAACGCCAGTTTATTTAAGCCAAAACAGGTTTGCCCCGCAATGTAGGTGTCAAACTCGATTTTGAAGCTGTATCGATCAGTGTTTTCGTTTCCGGCAACCGTCCTTAAGCTTGAATTCCCTTTGGGCCTGATACCGGCATTGTAAAAGGTGGCGCCGTTTACAGTTATATCACAGCTGCGATATTCCTCCCTGGTTGCGTTTTCAAGGATCCAGTCAAAATCCTCTTGTTTAATGTCAATGTTGATTTGTGTTACCTCGTCTTTGTTAAATACCTTGCTGACGTATTCGGGCTCAGTGGCAGCAGAAGTACTGAGCATGCCGGGGAAAAGGATTAAAGCGGTTGTAAACATAACAGCAATTACCATAGCAATTGCAATTATCAAGTTTATGCGCTTGCCTTCTATCATTGTTTACACCACCATTAAGACATGTATTCTCCGTTGTAGCTTACCAGCACAGCATTATTAACCCCTGCGATACGGCTGATTTCGTTTACAAATTTCGTGGACATATCTTTTAGCCTTATTTCAACAGTCAGCTCAACACCGCTGCCGGCGGCTACCGTCTTTGATTTCACGACATGTTTCTTAACGCTTTTCACTATATAGTCCATTGCGTCCTTTTCACTCTCATCACCGTCACATCTAATCACCAGTATATAAGGGTTATCCGTACTCTTTTTGTTCACAAACAAAACCATTATTACCCCGATGAACAATGAGCCAAATACAGCAAGTGGGATTAACCCGGCGCCTAAAACAATGCCCGCGCTGATTGCCCAGAATAAAAAGGCGATATCAATCGGTTCTTTGATAGCCGAACGAAATCTTACAATAGACAACGCGCCGACCATACCAAGAGAGAGAATAACATTGGAGCTGATCGCCATGATGATCAGTGTTGTTATAAGCGTCAAGGAAAGGAGGGAAACACCAAAGCTTGCCGAATACATAACACCCCTGAAGGTCTTTTTATATACTAAAAAAATAAAAAGCCCCAACGCAAAAGCAAGACCAAGCGCTATTACCGCGTCCAACATCGAAAACGATGTAACCTTATCCAAAATATTTGACTTGAAGATGTCGTTAAAATTCAATTGATCAATACCGTTCACTTAATTTACCTCCGTTTTCTTAGCTAGCCGTAGATGCGGCAGGCCGCATACTTTGAAATTGCCGTATTGCGCCGCTCGTTTGTCTGAATTATATCCCTGATCAACTCAGGCAAAAACGCATCGAACTTTACCTCTAAAATGATTTGACCGCTTGCGGTTATATTCATGGTCGGCAGGTTCGGATTGAAAAAATCCTTGGAAACCAAACCACTTTTCAATTTGCTGTCAATAGTTATTCTCACGTTGCCAGGCTCATAGATATATGCTTCTCTGAAATAATCAACAACGGTTTTAGGCTGCATGAGTTGATATTGCATCTTGGCATACAGCTCCTGCAGCAGTTTATTGCCGGAAGCGATAAGCCACTCGATATCGCCTTCCAGCAGCCTTTCACATTGTTCCCGGGTAACTCTTGCCGCGGCCTTTGAACACAGGCTGTTTGTCTTACTTTTCTTCTCCAGCTTGATGAATGAAGGGTCGTCATTATAAAACCTTATTCTGAATTTTTCACGATGGTTGATCCCGTTGATTTTTTCCATGAGCGCTTTGTTATCAGGATTGTCAAAATACAGGCTCCGGATCTTATATGTCCCGTCACTCCCGGCAAATCTGTCCAGCTTTGCAATATGTTTTAACCTGCTTTTTATGGTGAAATAATCAGAAATATTGATATAATGTTTTAACTCGTGCCTGAATTTTTGTTTTTTCATAATGTCACCTCTATTTTTTTGCTTTAAATTCATGCTGTCATTATAAGTTATGCATCTTAATGTTAACTGAGTGTTAACTTAAAGCAGACTTAAAATTGAAATTAAAAAAATACCCCCTCCAAAGAGATCTCCGGGACGAGGGGTATAAAGCATTTTTTTATAATCTCTAATGAACCGTATAAATCAGGAGATGTCCACTTGACTAACTCCGGAAGGATACCGGACCAAGCGGTGGATTTTGTCCCTGGATAATGTTTTCCATGCGCTTTCTGACCAGCTCATTGAACTCAGGGTGAGTAAGGATGTAAAACCTTTCTTCCTTAATTGCGGCAAAAACGGCATCAGCCACCTCGTCAGGAGACAACACCTTAAATCCATTTCTCACCAGGTAATTCCACGCGGCCTCTTCCGACCCGGAACTCATGGGCTTTGCAGCGGGATTGCCCTGGTATTCCAACGGCAGATTTCGTGAGGAACTGAGAATTCTTGTCTTAACAAAACCCGGACAAAGAACAGAAGCTTTTATTTTGGCCCCCTTTTCTGCCAGCGACCGGTAAAGATGCTCGGACAGCGCCACCACCGCATGCTTGGTGACATGATAGGCCGCGCCCGGGTGGTAGGGTAAAAGTCCCGCGGTAGAAGCTGTGTTGACAACATGGCATTCGGTATCCTGGGCAAGCATCACCGGGATGAATACCCGGAGCCCATGGATAATTCCCCAGAGGTTTACGCCTACAACCCATTCCCAGTCGGTCTGGCTGTTTTCCCAAATAGAACCTTCCATGCCGCTAACTCCGGCATTGTTACAAAGCAGATGACACGCCCCAAAGGCTTCGACCGTCTTCTTAGCCAAAGCTTCGACCTGATGCAGCATTGAAACATCCGTCAACACCGGCAAAACTGTCCCGCCCATAGCTGAGAGCTCTTTTTCAGCCCGGTCCAAAGCAGCTTGTTCCACATCAGCAAGCACTACCCGCATGCCCTCCTGTATACAGCGTTTGGCCATGCCCAGTCCAATGCCGCTGGCAGCACCCGTGATGACAGCAACTTTATCCTTGAACTCTTTCATGGTTGCCCCCCTACCCGTTAAAAATTCTCTAGCCTATATATCTAAAAGATAACCGGGATGGAAGGTAAAATCTTGAGGTTTTTTACAGCAATTCATTCAAAGCACCGGTACGTACAAATAAAATTTCCCGGTTTGCGCGTAATCCTCCGGAAATAGTTCAAACATATCAATCCCGGCGCCAACATTGATTTCAAGTCCTGTTGCATCGAGCCATTTATATAAATCTTTCATCACCGTATGAAAAATTAATCCCATTTTCCCGGGATACTTAAATACTGCATACTTGGACGCGGGAATACTCCGATCCGCCAACCCGGACCTGTCTCCCCAATACTCTTCCGCTGCTATACCGACGAAACAATAAATGCGGGACGGATCGCCGCGGTCGGCCCGGACGACGCTGAACAGCCGCCCCGCAGTGCCTCGGATAATGAATTCTTCTTTAAAACTAATCACCATACGAAACACTTCTGTCACTTCGTTTACGTCCTCCGGATGAAAAAGAACATCCTTTCCCAATAACTTTATCTCTTTGAGCTCCCGGCAAAAGTAATCAATAACAACGTCCTTTTTGACATTTCTAAAGTCCCGCTCAAGGACATCGATCCTATCCATCAAAGGAACAGAGACATTTTCTTTCCTATAGCGGTTTGGGGTAACGTGAAACATTTTGAGGAAGTTCCGGGTAAACTGTTCATGAGAGTTGAAACCATACCGGAAGGCAATGTCTACTACTTTATAGTCGGTATTCTTCAAAGCTATGGCAGCTTCCGACAGCTTTCGGCCAAGAACGTATGATTTAACTGTCTGATTGGTCACGGCCCGGAAGATACGATAAAAATGCATGGGTGATATATAATACATGGCCGAGAGTTCCTTCAAGCAAAGCTTCCGGTGCAAATTAGCCTCTATATATTGTATGGCGTCATTGATCATTCCAATGTAATGCATGGAATTGCCTCACCCTTAACAATGAACCTGCTGCTATGGTTCTTTCTCCATAAACTCCCCCACATCCTTCCAGCGCCCCATTATAGGGGAACGCTTCGAAAAAATATAAAGAAGCAGATGCTTTGCCCGTGACGCTGTTTAGCTATATAACTTCTGGTATTGAATTTTAGCAGCCTGCAACTGCGGGTTGCCCCGATCACATTTCAGGCTTAATAAGGGACAGTGTTTATCACAGGCTGTACAAAACATATTACCAAGATAATCCGATAAACTGACAGTTACTGCCGTACCGGCTTGCGTGTCCTGTAAAATTGTGTAATCCTGATCATAGACCCCACTATTTTTGCTGGAATCAATTCTTCTTGTGGTGATTGTATCCTGTGATGAACCTTTTGGCGGTACGGTATTTTGGGCCACCTCATCCGAACTGGGCATGATTTGAGAATACAATACGACCAAAAGCAGCGCTGCTGCTCCGAGGGTTTCGATTGTTCTCCTTATCTTACCGCCTTCAAAAGCTGCAGATGTTCTGCGTACAGATACCAGAATATAACGCCAATGCACTGCAAGATGGATTGCCAAGAGTCCCGCGCAGGCATAAGAAACCCATTTATGTACGGCAACAAGTATATGATTGTTGCCATTTGCTCCAAAGTTAAAAATCACTTGTGAAATGAGAATCCCGGTAATTATAATGGCGCTGATACCAATTAACAATGCTGCATTCAAGATGTACATCAGCTTGGCCTTTTTCTTGAAACCTGGGTTAAACAGGTTTTTCGTGACGTTTTTAACCCATGACCAGTTAAATATGATATGGATCATAAATAGGACAAAGATCAACAGACCTGCAATTTCATGGAACACAAGTCCTGTACCAAAGGCATCAAGCAATATAACAAACAAAACAATCATGACGATATCGAGAGCTAATTTTAATGGAGTCTTACTGTTCATCTTAATATAGTTCCTTTCAAGGTCAATTTTTATTAGAGAAATATGCTGATGTTGTATTATGGATTATGCATTATGCATATTAAAACCGACTGAGTGCCAACTGAAAAAACACTTAAAATCTTACATGAAATTAATTCCAACAAAACAGTACAGACGAATAAATACCCCCTCTTGAGAGATTCTAAGACGAGGGGGTATAAAAATTGATACTTGATTATAAGAAAAATTTGGGCGCCTTTGACAGGATAATCCGGACTGCTATCGGTTTTTACACGCTCTGGTTGGTTTTATCCGGCACGGTAACCGGATGGTGGGCAGTTGCGGCTTTTCTTTTTGCCATGTTTAATTTTATTGAGGCAGCTTTAGCATACTGAATTGTCTATGACCTGATGGGTTGGTCAACCCGGAAACATAAGGTGGCATAGTTAAGCCCGCTTTTTAGCTTGGCTGCAACACACCGGCTTTGCATTAAGAAAGACGGCGCATGCAGGCGCTGCCGAAGTTTGTCAAGGTTGTCAAAAGAACCGTTCCAGTGACGCTTAAAACAGGGTATAATGCTAATTAGTGGGAATAAATACTTAGCCATGCTTTTCCACGCACCAACAGAGAATGAAAATCAGCAGTATTTTAATGATTTGAAATGAAGGGAGACAATGCTGTGGAGGCAATCTTAAACAGGCGCAGTATCCGGAAATACACGGACCAGGCAATTCCTGAAGAACTCATTACCGAACTTTTGGAAGCGGGCATGTGCGCCCCGTCAGCTGGAAACGAACGCCCCTGGCACTTTGTTGTCATTACGGAACGCAACCTGCTAAACGGCATCACTGAAATTCATACACATGCTCAAATGCTGAAGCAGGCGCCCGTGGCGATTATCGTCTGCGCGGACCGAACATGTGATAAGTATCCCGGTTCGAGCTACATGGTTCAAGACTGTGCGGCGGCGACGGAAAACATCCTGCTGGCTGCCCGGGACAAGGGCTTAGGAGCATGCTGGCTCGGAGTATACCCCAGAGACGATCGCATGAAAGGTTTGACCCGGTTATTGGGGCTGCCGGAACATGTGATTCCAGTTTCGGCGATTGCGCTCGGCTTTCCGGCTGAGGTAAAGAGCGCCGGCTCACGCTACGATGCTGCCAGGGTACACCGCAATCACTGGTAAGACATTCAGGCCGAAATTGTTTATGGGGAGATGGATGGAAATGAAAACGACCTGGCAATTCAACCACTCAAAAAGCTCACCCGGTACGATATTGCGGCAGTGATCTGCTGTCATGGCGGCTTAAATAGGGATAACCCGGACCAGCGCATTGCTGAATTGGCCCCGCATGAGTAAGTAAGCTTTGAAGCCTTACTGTCACGGCAATGGTTTTATGAACCCGATTATGTTAATATATTTTCATAACGCAGCCGAAAGCATAATCTACGGCTGCTTTTGATTGTCCGGGTGTTAAAAGGACGGTTGGCTGCAGAGCTGATAGTTTAAGCAATTTCATTAATTTATTGACTCGGGAGGAATATAATGGTATATACTTTAGATAAAAGTTTCACTTATACGGCATTTGCCGGTTACAACAGCTACCAATGGGAGGCGCCATAAAAAAGATGTGTGTATACAGCAAGTTTTGGGTTGAATGGGAGAAAAAGAACCTTGCCCCTTATGCCGTGCATAGCGATGACCCCTGGTATACAGAGCGGTTTAACAGTGATTCTCCGGAGCATCATTTGGACCGGCATGGCAGCCGCAGCCGGTATAGAACCCCCTTTGAGATAGATAAGGATAGAATAACCAACAGCACGGCATTCCGGAGGCTTGAATACAAGACCCAGGTGTTTGTCACACATGAAGGCGATAATTACCGGACACGCCTGACACACTCCCTGGAAGTATCGGAAATCGCCAGACATATAGCCAGGTCCCTGCGGCTGAATGAGCACCTCGTTGAAGCAATTGCGCTGGGGCACGATCTTGGACACGCTCCCTATGGCCACGAAGCGGAAAAGGCAATAAATAACTGGCTCAAAAATAGCGACGAAAAATTCAACCAGAATTACTGCTTTTGTCATAATTATCATTCTGTTGAAAATGTGGATTACCTGGAGCCTGGATATGACTGGGACAGAAGGACTGACGCCGAACGTTTCGGCTGGGGCATTAATCTTACAAAAGGCGTTCGTGAAGGTCTTCTTACCCACACCGGTATGGGCTTTAGAGGACACATTCACCGCAATTCAACCTTCGATGAAAACTTTGAAGCAGCCGTTCAACAAATGATGAAAGATAAAAATGATCTGGGACTGTTTTTCCCTGGTTCACTTGAAGCACAAGTTGTCCGAATATCCGATGACTTGGCGCAAAGGATCCACGATCTGGAGGATGGACTGAGATCGAGAATTCTTAATAAGAACAATATAGGCGCCGTTATTAAAGAATACTTTGATGCGCTTTTATCAAAAAAAATATTTGAATATGATGAAACGAATACTTATTTAGAGCATCATTTAAAGCAGGGAAGTATCCGCGTTCCAAAGATTTTTATTCACCAAATAGTGGAGATGATAGGTAAGAGTGATAAAAACCTGCCTGCCTATTTCAACTATGAAAATAAAGAAATTGTTGAGCAAATGCAAAATGAGATAAACAGAAAATACAAAGAGGATGAAGAATACAGAAACAAATTTGAACTTGCTGCAAACCTTGCATTTGTCCTGCATATGTGGCGAAGTGAAGAATACTTGAACGCAATGAAAGAAGAAGATCAATGGCTATCAAAATGCAGAATACTAAAATATTTGGAGCTGCTGCTAGGCATTATCGATAATGTTAAAAGCGATGATAATAAAAAAGCTGATAATAAAAAACAGGAACTGCCTTCATATATTTATATTGCATTTCTCCGGGGCCTGTTGCTTGCCAACATTATTGAGCATTCTTATTGGCGTATACAGATGGCTTTGGATGCCGGGTACCAGTCAACGAATTATTACGACATCAGTAAAGAGATTCGGGAACATATTAATGACCAGACAGCAGAAAACCAAGTTAAACCAGAAAACCAGGTAAATGAAAAAATATTTGTTATCATTGCAGTTGTTGACGGGATCATAATTACTGAAGGGGACTTTTTTGATTATGAAGCAAGGCCTAATGAGCTCCACTGCTTCAAGTTTCAAGGCGAAAACGGGGAAGCAAATCGTCAATTCAGGAAATTCATGAATGAATCATACAAAGAAATCCTGGAAACTAACGGCGCGAATCTCCCTGTTTTGGTGAAAAATTATGCCGAAGAATACCGGAAGCTCAGCAAAGTCATTTGGCTCAACAAATTCGAAGATCCGGAAATAACGGAGTATGTTAAACTCGTTTTTGACGATAATGACAAAGATAAAGATACAGGAGAATGGATTCCATTAAAACAAATAAAAATTTACTTCACCGGATATAAAGAGATATGTCCCGGTGTCAGGACAGGAAATTGCAAATACATAAATTACCCTATTCAAGGATGTACCGGCAGCTGTACTTTTCGTAAAAAGGGCAGGTACCCGGACATAAACAGGGTCATAATTTATGACAACTATGCAGCTTCCCTTGACTATCGCCTTAAGAAGCTGATACGTGAAAGACTGCACAACGGATACCGTATTGCCAGGATGAATTATATGGGAAACAAAATAATTACGGCGCTGCTCGAGCTATATTATAAAAATCCCAGACTTATGCACGAAAGAGTCTGGTCAAGGCTACGGGCATATAAACCGCTCGGCGAAGACGCTGTAACTAACGAGATTGACAATTATATTAAAAAATCAATTGTAGAGCGCGAGAAGGAACCTTTGCCGGAGACGGTTTTTGATGCATTAAAGACATGTGAAGCAAATATACTTTGCCTAATCAGAAGGATTATCGAGCACATCGCCGGTATGACCGACAGGTTCATCACCAACGAATATAACAGGTTGAATGAAGCCGGCCGTGAGGTAGAGCATCACGATGAAACATATTTCTTCTCATAAGTTATTTGACTTCGATTGAGATTGACAGCAGACATTATTATCACCTTCCTGCTTTGGTCTTGCTGTTATCATATCCCGTCAACCAAAATCCTTCAGTAACATTGTCACAGATAGGCAATATTTATAATGATACGTCAGGGTTTGTCCGGCCGGAGCTTTACTGCAGCATGGTTGTGACGCGCCAACTGTCGATCATGAAAAATGTATAATGTGCGGAAAGTGCGTGATATGGCCCGATGAAGGCGATCCAAGAGGCTTGAGGCAAGCCGTAGTCTTATACGCAGGTATCAAAGATATAGCCGCCCATTGGCGGCTTATTTATTTCACGTGTGTTTTAGACTTATTCGGCCATTGGATTGTCCCCCCAGGACAACGCTCGTCCGGTAGAGCACTATTTCCGTGCTGTGGTATCGTCAAACAGGTCATATTCACAAATTTTGCTAATAGGCTAATAATAAGCCCCTGCCAGGATGCAACCAAGATAATTCGTCAGAAAAGCGAATTTTTTAATGTACAGGGGGTAGTGGAAAAGGAGGAGAGATTGGTGCCTTTTGAAAAAAATTTTATCCTTATTTTCTTTACTGCCATGGGTGTATTGCTCGGCGCTGCACTGGTTGGCTCCCTGGCGGCGGTGATGGTGCGGGAGCCGCCGCTCGGCGTCATGCTCAGGCTGGCCAGAGAAATGAAGATATGGGCAGTGGTGGCGGCTATCGGTGGAACCTTTTCAACCATAGAGATTTTGGAGTCGGGTGTCTTTAGAGGTGAAATTATAGCGGTAATCAAGCAACTCTTTTACATCGTAAGCGCCATGGCAGGAACCCATTTAGGTTACTTGATCGTCCTGGCAATAGCCGGAGAAGGGAAATGAAAAATCAGGCTATCCGTTTGATGGCGCTATTTTTCCTGGGTATGGTGGCAGGAGGCGTGCTTGTAACCGTTACTCTAGGTGGGCAGGTAGACGAAATAACACATAATAATCAACTTCTCAGCCAGCAGCTGGAACTTTGCCGGGATGAGTTGAATCAATTAAAGAAAAGTCTGGGAGAAAAAGAGAAAAAAGTGGTAACCGGCATTGAGCCTCACATCTCAATTCTTGGTGAGAATATGGCCAGGCTTGAAGAAAAAAACACCATCCTGGTCCTGGAAAAACAGGTACGGCAGTGGCTGGAGCCGGTCAAGGGACAAGAGGTAGACAAACTGAACTATTCACTTGTCCCTCAGATTATAGATAATCGAGCAGTCGAATTTGAAGGCGCCAATTATCAATTAAAAGTACAGCTGGTTGTAATCGACACAAATATAATCATATACGTGGAAGCCAAAAAAGAAAAACTAACCCGGCCGGTAAATCAACCCTCCGAACCTGATGCGGAGTTTTGAGAACCAGTTTGGTGACTCCTGGAAAAGCAATAAACAGTGATAAGAATGAAGAAACGTGGGGATAATGGTTCTTAATTGCTTAAAAAAAGGTGTTCATCTTGGAATTCATCAAATCCCTGCTGGAAACGATCGTTGCTTATAATCATATACTGATCGCCCTATTCGGCGGTGTTTTAACCTGGTCGCTTTTCAGGGCCAGTGATTTATGTAAAGACAGAAAGTTTAAGGAGATCATCTTGCTTCAGTTTTTAAACGAGACGCATTGCATGGAAGATAAGGACTTATTCATTGATAGCGACCGTTGGGTCTTTAGAGTGGGCTTAAACAACCTGGAAATAATGCTGCGCAATAATTTTTTTAGCCCGGTTAGACATGAAAAGCTGATATATGAAATAATGGAGCTTTACCGCTGGATAGTGAACCATGACGAAGCCGCAAAAATAAACAACCTGGCCTTGCTCGTCAATGGAGAAACCCCGGTGCGGGAAATGGTTTTATTCTACAGCACAGAGGTGAGAAGGAGGATTTTAACGGTCAGGGAGTTAATCAAACACTATTACCCCAAAATAGCTGAAGAACACGAAAAGATCGTCAAAACAAAGCCCCGGTCACGTTGATGCCGGGGCAATTGCATACCTGCCGGAAACATTTTGCTAAGTCTCCTGTTACTGTTAATAAGAATGAATTGACAAAATACCATAGGGGGGTATACTATAATTTTGCGGGACCTTGCCATACTATTTCACTAAAGGTGGTGTCTACATGGACGAGGCCAAAGTCCCCTGCCCTGCTTGTCATGAGAGTCCGGGAAACAGCGAACGGCGCAGCCATCATAGCGAAAAAACCATCCGCGAACTTGTCAGCAGGATGAACCGGATTGAGGGACAAGTGCGCGGCATCAGGGGCATGATCGAGCGGCATGTATACTGCGATGATATTTTGAACCAGATTTCCTCTGCCCAGTCGGCTTTGCATGGAGTAGCCAGGCTATTACTGGAAAAGCATATGAAATCCTGCGTTGCAGAACAGCTTCAGGCCGGTGATGAACAAGTGGTAGATGAAGTTCTAAAAACTATCTTCAAACTGATAAAATAGGACGGCTGCATATTTTATCTGCTTTTTCGTTGAGATAGAGCAAAAACTAAGGTGATTGAGGTAACGGCCAAATTTTCGATCATGGTGTGGAGGTGATACGATGGCTAATACTGAAGAAACTGTGGCTTTGGCGCAGGTAAAACTCCCCGTTTATGGTATGACTTGTGAACATTGTGTACGGCGGGTTGTCAAAGCTTTGGAGAAGCTTCCTGGTGTGGCTGACGTTCAGGTGTCTTTGGCAGACGCCAAGGCGACTTTTCACTTTGCTCCGGAGCAGCTTGACCTGTCAGCAGTACGGGAAGCGATTGAAAAAGCGGGTTATTCGACCGACATCCCCCTTCCCGCGACAGGCCAGGAAGAAATCACGATCCCTGTTTACGGCATGACCTGCGAGCACTGTGTACGGCGGGTGACCAAAGCGCTTGAGAAATTACCGGGTGTGGAAAATATCCG encodes:
- a CDS encoding metal-sensitive transcriptional regulator; its protein translation is MDEAKVPCPACHESPGNSERRSHHSEKTIRELVSRMNRIEGQVRGIRGMIERHVYCDDILNQISSAQSALHGVARLLLEKHMKSCVAEQLQAGDEQVVDEVLKTIFKLIK
- a CDS encoding YgaP-like transmembrane domain; this encodes MILDYKKNLGAFDRIIRTAIGFYTLWLVLSGTVTGWWAVAAFLFAMFNFIEAALAY
- a CDS encoding SDR family NAD(P)-dependent oxidoreductase, with product MKEFKDKVAVITGAASGIGLGMAKRCIQEGMRVVLADVEQAALDRAEKELSAMGGTVLPVLTDVSMLHQVEALAKKTVEAFGACHLLCNNAGVSGMEGSIWENSQTDWEWVVGVNLWGIIHGLRVFIPVMLAQDTECHVVNTASTAGLLPYHPGAAYHVTKHAVVALSEHLYRSLAEKGAKIKASVLCPGFVKTRILSSSRNLPLEYQGNPAAKPMSSGSEEAAWNYLVRNGFKVLSPDEVADAVFAAIKEERFYILTHPEFNELVRKRMENIIQGQNPPLGPVSFRS
- a CDS encoding polyphosphate polymerase domain-containing protein encodes the protein MKKQKFRHELKHYINISDYFTIKSRLKHIAKLDRFAGSDGTYKIRSLYFDNPDNKALMEKINGINHREKFRIRFYNDDPSFIKLEKKSKTNSLCSKAAARVTREQCERLLEGDIEWLIASGNKLLQELYAKMQYQLMQPKTVVDYFREAYIYEPGNVRITIDSKLKSGLVSKDFFNPNLPTMNITASGQIILEVKFDAFLPELIRDIIQTNERRNTAISKYAACRIYG
- a CDS encoding nitroreductase family protein, whose product is MEAILNRRSIRKYTDQAIPEELITELLEAGMCAPSAGNERPWHFVVITERNLLNGITEIHTHAQMLKQAPVAIIVCADRTCDKYPGSSYMVQDCAAATENILLAARDKGLGACWLGVYPRDDRMKGLTRLLGLPEHVIPVSAIALGFPAEVKSAGSRYDAARVHRNHW
- the dgt gene encoding dGTP triphosphohydrolase; protein product: MCVYSKFWVEWEKKNLAPYAVHSDDPWYTERFNSDSPEHHLDRHGSRSRYRTPFEIDKDRITNSTAFRRLEYKTQVFVTHEGDNYRTRLTHSLEVSEIARHIARSLRLNEHLVEAIALGHDLGHAPYGHEAEKAINNWLKNSDEKFNQNYCFCHNYHSVENVDYLEPGYDWDRRTDAERFGWGINLTKGVREGLLTHTGMGFRGHIHRNSTFDENFEAAVQQMMKDKNDLGLFFPGSLEAQVVRISDDLAQRIHDLEDGLRSRILNKNNIGAVIKEYFDALLSKKIFEYDETNTYLEHHLKQGSIRVPKIFIHQIVEMIGKSDKNLPAYFNYENKEIVEQMQNEINRKYKEDEEYRNKFELAANLAFVLHMWRSEEYLNAMKEEDQWLSKCRILKYLELLLGIIDNVKSDDNKKADNKKQELPSYIYIAFLRGLLLANIIEHSYWRIQMALDAGYQSTNYYDISKEIREHINDQTAENQVKPENQVNEKIFVIIAVVDGIIITEGDFFDYEARPNELHCFKFQGENGEANRQFRKFMNESYKEILETNGANLPVLVKNYAEEYRKLSKVIWLNKFEDPEITEYVKLVFDDNDKDKDTGEWIPLKQIKIYFTGYKEICPGVRTGNCKYINYPIQGCTGSCTFRKKGRYPDINRVIIYDNYAASLDYRLKKLIRERLHNGYRIARMNYMGNKIITALLELYYKNPRLMHERVWSRLRAYKPLGEDAVTNEIDNYIKKSIVEREKEPLPETVFDALKTCEANILCLIRRIIEHIAGMTDRFITNEYNRLNEAGREVEHHDETYFFS
- a CDS encoding helix-turn-helix domain-containing protein; translated protein: MHYIGMINDAIQYIEANLHRKLCLKELSAMYYISPMHFYRIFRAVTNQTVKSYVLGRKLSEAAIALKNTDYKVVDIAFRYGFNSHEQFTRNFLKMFHVTPNRYRKENVSVPLMDRIDVLERDFRNVKKDVVIDYFCRELKEIKLLGKDVLFHPEDVNEVTEVFRMVISFKEEFIIRGTAGRLFSVVRADRGDPSRIYCFVGIAAEEYWGDRSGLADRSIPASKYAVFKYPGKMGLIFHTVMKDLYKWLDATGLEINVGAGIDMFELFPEDYAQTGKFYLYVPVL
- a CDS encoding YtrH family sporulation protein produces the protein MPFEKNFILIFFTAMGVLLGAALVGSLAAVMVREPPLGVMLRLAREMKIWAVVAAIGGTFSTIEILESGVFRGEIIAVIKQLFYIVSAMAGTHLGYLIVLAIAGEGK
- a CDS encoding DUF4956 domain-containing protein, whose product is MNFNDIFKSNILDKVTSFSMLDAVIALGLAFALGLFIFLVYKKTFRGVMYSASFGVSLLSLTLITTLIIMAISSNVILSLGMVGALSIVRFRSAIKEPIDIAFLFWAISAGIVLGAGLIPLAVFGSLFIGVIMVLFVNKKSTDNPYILVIRCDGDESEKDAMDYIVKSVKKHVVKSKTVAAGSGVELTVEIRLKDMSTKFVNEISRIAGVNNAVLVSYNGEYMS
- a CDS encoding DUF4405 domain-containing protein, giving the protein MNSKTPLKLALDIVMIVLFVILLDAFGTGLVFHEIAGLLIFVLFMIHIIFNWSWVKNVTKNLFNPGFKKKAKLMYILNAALLIGISAIIITGILISQVIFNFGANGNNHILVAVHKWVSYACAGLLAIHLAVHWRYILVSVRRTSAAFEGGKIRRTIETLGAAALLLVVLYSQIMPSSDEVAQNTVPPKGSSQDTITTRRIDSSKNSGVYDQDYTILQDTQAGTAVTVSLSDYLGNMFCTACDKHCPLLSLKCDRGNPQLQAAKIQYQKLYS